In Stenotrophomonas sp. 610A2, one DNA window encodes the following:
- a CDS encoding NADPH-dependent FMN reductase, with protein MSQYKIAVFVGSLRKESINRRLALALEKLAGDRASFEYIQIGDIPLYNQDHDTQFPAQGTRMKNQVRAADAVLFVTPEYNRSIPGVLKNAIDTASRPYGDNAFAGKPAAVIGTSIGAIGTALAQQHLRNVLVFVDLAVMPQPEAFLHFKDGLIEADGSITNEGTSKFLQGFVDRFLAWIERQQQA; from the coding sequence ATGAGCCAGTACAAGATCGCGGTTTTCGTCGGCAGTCTGCGCAAGGAATCGATCAACCGGCGCTTGGCGCTGGCGCTGGAGAAGCTGGCCGGCGACCGCGCCAGTTTCGAGTACATCCAGATCGGTGATATCCCGCTGTACAACCAGGACCACGATACCCAGTTCCCGGCGCAGGGTACGCGCATGAAGAACCAGGTGCGGGCCGCCGATGCGGTGTTGTTCGTCACCCCTGAGTACAACCGCTCCATTCCCGGTGTGCTGAAAAATGCCATCGACACCGCCTCGCGTCCATACGGCGACAATGCCTTTGCAGGCAAGCCGGCGGCCGTGATCGGGACCTCCATCGGCGCCATCGGTACTGCGCTGGCCCAGCAGCACCTGCGCAATGTGCTGGTGTTCGTCGACCTGGCGGTGATGCCGCAGCCAGAGGCCTTCCTGCACTTCAAGGATGGTCTGATCGAGGCTGATGGCAGCATCACCAATGAAGGCACCAGCAAGTTCCTGCAGGGCTTCGTTGACAGGTTCCTGGCCTGGATCGAGCGCCAGCAGCAGGCCTGA
- a CDS encoding replicative DNA helicase, which yields MSARTGFRSDRDRGDRNDRSDRSEQRIDALRVPPHSVEAEQAVLGGLMLAPEAYDRVNEALTDKDFYRRDHQLIYRAIRELSERDRPFDAVTLGEWFESQGKLDMVGDGAYLIELASTTPSAANIGAYAEIVRDKAVLRQLIQVGTDIVNDGFQPEGRDSSELLQTAEKSVFAIAEQGARGRTDFVAMPGALKDAFEELRNRFENGGNITGLPTGYNDFDAMTAGLQPTDLIILAARPAMGKTTFALNIAEYAAIKSKKGVAVFSMEMSASQLAMRLISSNGRINAQRLRTGQLEDEDWSRVTGAIRMLKETKIFIDDTPGVSPEVLRSKCRRLKREHDLGLIVIDYLQLMSVPGNSENRATEISEISRSLKGLAKELHVPVIALSQLNRSLETRTDKRPVMADLRESGAIEQDADMIVFIYRDDYYNKENSPDKGLAEIIIGKHRGGPTGSCKLKFFGEYTRFDNLSHDSVGSFE from the coding sequence ATGTCCGCCCGTACTGGTTTCCGTTCCGACCGCGACCGCGGTGATCGCAATGACCGCTCCGATCGCAGCGAGCAGCGCATCGATGCCTTGCGCGTGCCTCCTCATTCAGTAGAAGCCGAGCAGGCCGTGCTGGGTGGCCTGATGCTGGCGCCCGAGGCGTATGACCGGGTCAACGAGGCGTTGACTGACAAGGACTTCTACCGGCGCGACCACCAGCTGATCTACCGCGCGATCCGCGAGCTCTCCGAGCGCGATCGCCCGTTCGATGCGGTGACCCTGGGTGAATGGTTCGAGTCGCAGGGCAAGCTGGACATGGTCGGCGATGGCGCCTACCTGATCGAATTGGCCAGTACCACGCCGTCCGCCGCCAATATCGGTGCCTATGCCGAGATCGTGCGCGACAAGGCGGTGCTGCGGCAGCTGATCCAGGTCGGCACCGACATCGTCAACGATGGCTTCCAGCCCGAAGGGCGCGACAGTTCGGAGTTGTTGCAGACTGCGGAAAAATCGGTGTTCGCGATTGCCGAACAGGGTGCACGCGGTCGCACCGATTTCGTGGCGATGCCGGGCGCATTGAAGGACGCCTTCGAGGAGCTGCGCAACCGCTTCGAGAACGGCGGCAACATCACCGGTCTGCCGACCGGTTACAACGATTTCGATGCGATGACCGCTGGCCTGCAGCCGACCGATCTGATCATCCTGGCCGCGCGTCCGGCCATGGGCAAGACCACCTTCGCCTTGAACATCGCCGAATACGCGGCGATCAAGTCGAAGAAGGGCGTGGCGGTGTTCTCGATGGAAATGTCCGCATCGCAGTTGGCGATGCGTCTGATCTCGTCCAACGGCCGCATCAATGCGCAGCGCCTGCGTACCGGCCAGCTTGAGGACGAGGACTGGAGCCGTGTCACTGGCGCCATCCGCATGCTGAAGGAAACCAAGATCTTCATCGACGATACGCCGGGCGTGTCGCCGGAAGTGCTGCGTTCCAAGTGCCGCCGGCTCAAGCGCGAGCACGATCTGGGCTTGATCGTGATCGACTACCTGCAGCTGATGAGCGTGCCGGGCAACAGCGAAAATCGCGCGACCGAAATCTCGGAAATCTCGCGTTCGCTCAAGGGCCTGGCCAAGGAGCTGCACGTGCCGGTGATCGCGCTGTCACAGCTCAACCGCTCCTTGGAAACCCGTACCGACAAGCGCCCGGTGATGGCCGATCTTCGCGAATCCGGCGCTATCGAGCAGGATGCGGACATGATCGTCTTCATCTACCGCGACGATTACTACAACAAGGAAAATTCGCCGGACAAGGGCCTGGCCGAGATCATCATCGGCAAGCACCGTGGTGGTCCCACCGGTTCGTGCAAGCTGAAGTTCTTCGGCGAGTACACCCGCTTTGACAACCTGAGCCACGATTCGGTGGGTTCGTTCGAATAA
- a CDS encoding cryptochrome/photolyase family protein, producing MSTAIVWFRRDLRLRDNPALQAAIEAGHDVIPVYIHAPHEEGAWAPGAASDAWLHHSLQQLDAQLRAIGSALLLHSGDSMAELQALIAESGAEAVYWNRKYEPATQPRDAAIKRGLREQGVQVESHNGYLLFEPWELATLQGGPYKVFTPFWRNALTRWRLAELSEAPRKLSPVKLSGLPLQALALEPRLGWDAGFWEHWQPGEAGAQEALEVFAEGALNGYREQRDLPDRTGTSLLSPHLHFGEIAPWRIAYTLEGLRSAGRDADIDGYIRQLGWREFSWHLLHHFPQTSDVNLNPRFERFAWEPAQPEMLAAWQQGRTGIPIVDAGMRELWATGYMHNRVRMLVGSFLCKHMRMHWKEGARWFWDTLVDADLANNSMGWQWIAGTGADAAPYFRVFNPVTQAQKFDPNARYISRWVPELAALPVKARFAPWQFPQLLAELAPSYPTQPLVDLAKGRDEALAAYQRCR from the coding sequence ATGTCCACTGCCATTGTCTGGTTCCGCCGCGATCTGCGACTGCGCGACAACCCGGCGCTGCAGGCCGCGATTGAAGCTGGCCACGATGTCATCCCGGTTTACATCCATGCGCCGCACGAGGAGGGCGCATGGGCACCGGGTGCGGCTTCCGACGCCTGGTTGCACCATTCACTGCAGCAGCTAGATGCACAGCTGCGTGCCATCGGCTCGGCGCTGCTGCTACACAGCGGCGACAGCATGGCCGAGCTACAGGCCCTGATTGCCGAAAGCGGCGCCGAGGCAGTCTATTGGAACCGCAAGTACGAGCCGGCCACCCAGCCTCGTGATGCGGCGATCAAGCGTGGTCTGCGCGAGCAGGGTGTGCAGGTGGAAAGCCATAACGGCTACCTGCTGTTCGAGCCCTGGGAGCTGGCCACGCTGCAGGGCGGCCCGTACAAGGTGTTCACCCCGTTCTGGCGCAATGCGCTGACCCGCTGGCGGCTGGCTGAGCTGTCCGAAGCACCCCGCAAGCTGAGCCCGGTGAAACTGTCGGGGCTGCCCCTGCAGGCACTTGCCCTGGAACCGCGTCTTGGTTGGGATGCCGGCTTCTGGGAGCACTGGCAGCCGGGCGAAGCGGGCGCACAGGAAGCGCTGGAAGTGTTTGCCGAGGGTGCGCTCAATGGTTACCGCGAGCAGCGTGACCTGCCGGACCGCACCGGCACCTCGTTGCTGTCGCCGCACCTGCATTTCGGCGAGATCGCGCCGTGGCGAATCGCGTACACGCTGGAAGGCTTGCGCAGTGCCGGCCGCGATGCCGACATCGATGGCTATATCCGCCAGCTGGGGTGGCGTGAGTTTTCCTGGCATCTGCTGCATCACTTCCCGCAGACCAGCGACGTCAATCTCAATCCACGCTTCGAACGTTTTGCCTGGGAGCCGGCGCAGCCGGAGATGCTGGCGGCGTGGCAGCAGGGCCGTACCGGGATTCCCATCGTCGACGCCGGCATGCGCGAACTGTGGGCGACCGGCTACATGCACAACCGCGTGCGGATGCTGGTCGGAAGCTTCCTGTGCAAGCACATGCGCATGCACTGGAAGGAGGGCGCACGCTGGTTCTGGGACACGTTGGTGGATGCGGACCTGGCCAACAACAGCATGGGCTGGCAATGGATCGCCGGCACTGGCGCGGATGCCGCGCCGTATTTCCGCGTGTTCAATCCGGTGACACAGGCGCAGAAGTTTGATCCGAACGCGCGCTACATCAGCCGCTGGGTTCCCGAGCTGGCGGCCCTGCCGGTGAAGGCGCGGTTTGCACCCTGGCAGTTCCCGCAGCTGCTGGCCGAGCTTGCGCCAAGCTACCCGACCCAGCCCTTGGTTGACCTCGCCAAGGGCCGCGATGAGGCCTTGGCTGCGTACCAGCGTTGTCGCTGA